The DNA sequence AAGTAAAGCAGTGATGGTGTCGAGTGCGGTAAAACTGGCAGTGATCCAGAATATAAAAAATAGCACTAGGCTTGAAACATCCAGCCATTGCCAATTTTTAATTTGAGCAGGGTCATCCACTCCTTTTTCAATGAAAAATGGAATCACTCGCCGACCTAACATGAGAATCAGACCAATAACAAGGTAGAGGCCGGATAACAAACCTTGTTGTACACCATTTTCAATCACTCCAGCATTGCCAAGATAAAAAAGAATATTGCTTAAAAGTATCAGAATAAGTTTGGCGATAATGCCTAGTTGCTTGCGACTATTGGCTTTGATGATGGGATAAGTGAGTGCGACAATTAAAACCAATAAAAACAGGCAGTCTAGCACAGCAATAATCTCAATGGGTGTTTGGGTTAAAGCTAAAATTCGAGTGACTGCCCAGAGTGTAAAAAGCCCCGCTAGCTGATAGCCTTGCAGGGTTTGAATGCCTGTCCAGTTTTTAACCGCTGTCAGTAAAAAACCTGCAATGACGGCAAGGCTATAACCATAAATCATTTCATGGGCATGCCAGGTGGTTGCGGGTAAACCGGCAAGCCCAAGGTTCCAGCCCAGTAGGTAGACTCCCAGCCATACCGTCATGGCTAAAATAGAAAATGCAGCAGCCCCCAGAAAAAATGGACGGAAGCCTAAACTAAATAGAGCAAACTTGGGAATATTGCGTGCGGGTGGTTCAATATTAATAAGCATTATTTAATTCTAACTCAAACCTTTATTAGTTTTGAAGGTGAAATTTTATTAAAGAAAATATGAACTTGCAATTTATGTAATATCCCTTCATTCTTAGTGTGGTTTCGACTATGAAAGTTCAAGTAATCTAAAGCTGCCGGGTTATTATGCAAAGAATTATTGTAATGAACTCCAAGGGCGGATGCGGTAAAACAACCATCGCAACGAACTTGGCAAGTTATTACGCGTCGAAGGGACTCAATACCGCGTTATTTGATTATGATCCTCAAGGGTCAAGTACAGAATGGCTTCGTCAACGGTCTGTTGATATGCCTGATATTTATGGAGTTGTGGGGTATCGAACTCGCACAGCTCAAAGCAGCACGCAAGCCTGGAAGCTTAAGGTGCCGCTTGATACTCAGCGTATTGTGCTAGATATGCCTGGGGGAATTAAAGCACATGAGCTGTCCGCTCACGTCAAAAATATTAATGCCGTGATTATCCCGGTATTGCCTTCTTCCATTGATATGGCTGCAACGGCTCGTTTTGTTCGGGAGCTTATATTTGCAACGCGGTTACGCCGCAATAAAACCCCCGTTTTTTTTGTAGGAAATCGTGTTCATCAACACGCCAATACATTTCATAAGCTTGAAGCATTCCTTGATGATATGAGTATTCCTGTCGCGGCTAATTTTAAGGATAGTCTAGACTATGTAAGAGCAGCAGAAACAGGTATTGGTATTCATGAGATGACATGCCAGTCTGTTCAGCATGAACGGGCGAGTTGGGATGAGATGATAGGTAAGATTGATGCTGCGTTAAAGTCACCGAGCACTCATGCGGCACTTTACGGTTAGTTTTCGGTGAATTTATCTAGATGATAAAAAAGCCGGACGAAAAGGTCCGGCTTTTGAATGAGTTCTAGTTTTAGAAATTATGCTCAATGCCTAGGCCAAAAACGTTTGTCTCTTTCTTTGCATCATCTTCAATGGCTGAATAATAAGCAAATGTTTTTGTCATTTTGCTTAATTCATAATCAACACCGAAAGCTATTTGTGTATTGCCTTTTCTGGTTTCATCAGAGGTGGCGTATTGCGCTTTAAATTTGAATGTATCCATTTTGTAGTAGCCGCTGATAACAAAAGCATCTTCCGCATCTTTGGATCCATCTGAAGGTTCTGATTGTTGCCATAGAGCGCCAGCACCAAAGCCTTTTCCTTTGTAAAGTGCTGTTGCACGAACAGCGTCTTTATCTTTAATGGCATCATCCATTGCAACAGCAAAATACATGGCATCACGTTTATAATTAAGGGACACGGATTTGCCATCAGCAATACCATCTTCTTTATCCGTGCCAGCTTTTTCGCCTGGTTGTAGAAGTGCTGTGATAGATGCGCCTTCAAAACTTGGTGATGTATACATAATGGCGTTTTTTGCTCGCACTTCACCACTTAATATATTTTTTAAGTCACCGTTCTTTAAATTATTAAACATGTCAATTTTGCCTTGAGACGTTTTGAACGGTGTGTCATGACGACCTAAAATAATTTTTCCAGCTACGCCTTTCAGGCCAACATACGCATTACGTTGAGTAAAAGGGGTATTATCTTTCGCTGTATCATCTGGGTATATACCATATTCCAGTTTATAAATGACATTCAGGTTTTCCTTGATTTCAGTGTTACCTTTAAACCCTAAACGAGAGCTAGCATTTGCAATCTCCCAGGCTTTATCGGTGCCGTCATCAATATTGATCACAGAAAGGTTGATTTTTCCATAAATTTTGCCATCAATTGGGCCTTCAGCTAATACGGAAGAGGAGCCAAAAGCAATCACAATAGCAGCTGTAATGGGTAGAGTTTTTTTTGTATGTATATTCATATAGTTAAATGCCCGAAGGTATCTCCTTTGTGGTATTGGATAGTTTACACATTGCAATATTACTAACGAAATATTACAAGAATATTAAGAATCCTGAAGTTTGACCTGTTTTAGTGCAACACTGCATTTTGGCGGTTATCGAAAATACAATCAGATTTTTTGCTAAACCTTGTTGTTTGGGTACTTATGATTTTGCAGGTCACTAGCAAGTTGATCTTGAAGGAAAACCTTAAGTTAATTTGGTGGTGCGCATTAAAAACGTGAAGTTTATCAAAATTTCAGGGGGGTGGGTGGTATGCATGAAGGTTTCGATCAATTTAGAATCCTGATGATTTTTATAAGAAATAGTTGCATTCCCAGTCATTGCTGTTATAAATGCATTCGTCATGCTATTTAAGTATGGCTTTTTTTAGCAATAATAATTCGGAGAGTTATATCGTGAATAAGAGCCTGATTACCCTCGCCGTCGCTGCTGCTGTCGCTGTGCCGATGCCTGCTAGCGCCGCCAAAGCTGAAGCTAAATTTTTCGGTTATTCTCAGATTACTGCTGCTGTAGGTAAAGGAGCAGTTGATAATGATAAGGCTGATGGGCTGCGTTTTGGCGCTGATAGTATTCGTATTGGTTATAAAATTAAACGAGACAAGGCATGGGGTAAGTTGCAACTGGACTTTAATAAGACTGATAATTCTGGTTACGATAAGGATGCAACAAAAATTGGTGTACCAGAGATCATTAAGGATGCAGTTGTCGGTTATAAACTCAGCAAAGCGGCTAAAATCAGTGCGGGTGTTTTTAAAACGCCTATTGGTATGGATTTCAATGTCGCAGGCAAAAAACTTGATATTACCAAGCGTGGAATGGAGGCAGGCCTTGTATTGGAACGTGCTGCGGGTCTGATGTTGAGTGGTCGAAGCCTGAGTGGTTTCGGTTATGATTTAGGTGTTTTTAATCCCACTGGTCGTTCTTATGCAGTTGATTTTGGTGATGCGGGTGATGCTATGGCTTACGCTGGCCGAGTGACGTATGACATGGATGAAAGTTTACATTTTGAACTCTCTTATGGTTCGAGTACTCAAAATTCTGACTCTACTGATGAAGATTATACCGTGACGGGTGTTGCGGGTTCCTACAAAACAGGGGCCATGACTTTCAAAGCTGA is a window from the Gammaproteobacteria bacterium genome containing:
- a CDS encoding porin, which codes for MNIHTKKTLPITAAIVIAFGSSSVLAEGPIDGKIYGKINLSVINIDDGTDKAWEIANASSRLGFKGNTEIKENLNVIYKLEYGIYPDDTAKDNTPFTQRNAYVGLKGVAGKIILGRHDTPFKTSQGKIDMFNNLKNGDLKNILSGEVRAKNAIMYTSPSFEGASITALLQPGEKAGTDKEDGIADGKSVSLNYKRDAMYFAVAMDDAIKDKDAVRATALYKGKGFGAGALWQQSEPSDGSKDAEDAFVISGYYKMDTFKFKAQYATSDETRKGNTQIAFGVDYELSKMTKTFAYYSAIEDDAKKETNVFGLGIEHNF
- a CDS encoding AAA family ATPase — encoded protein: MQRIIVMNSKGGCGKTTIATNLASYYASKGLNTALFDYDPQGSSTEWLRQRSVDMPDIYGVVGYRTRTAQSSTQAWKLKVPLDTQRIVLDMPGGIKAHELSAHVKNINAVIIPVLPSSIDMAATARFVRELIFATRLRRNKTPVFFVGNRVHQHANTFHKLEAFLDDMSIPVAANFKDSLDYVRAAETGIGIHEMTCQSVQHERASWDEMIGKIDAALKSPSTHAALYG
- a CDS encoding NnrS family protein, with the translated sequence MLINIEPPARNIPKFALFSLGFRPFFLGAAAFSILAMTVWLGVYLLGWNLGLAGLPATTWHAHEMIYGYSLAVIAGFLLTAVKNWTGIQTLQGYQLAGLFTLWAVTRILALTQTPIEIIAVLDCLFLLVLIVALTYPIIKANSRKQLGIIAKLILILLSNILFYLGNAGVIENGVQQGLLSGLYLVIGLILMLGRRVIPFFIEKGVDDPAQIKNWQWLDVSSLVLFFIFWITASFTALDTITALLATTLFVLHSIRLWGWYTVGIWKKPLLWILYIAYIFLIFGFLLTALALFLDLTASITIHAFAMGGIGMMTMGMMARVSLGHTGRNIAEPPKLLVPSLLLLLTGSIVRVIFPLLFSDHYTIWIGISQVLWISSFALFFLIYLPVLVMRRVDGRLG
- a CDS encoding OprO/OprP family phosphate-selective porin, which codes for MNKSLITLAVAAAVAVPMPASAAKAEAKFFGYSQITAAVGKGAVDNDKADGLRFGADSIRIGYKIKRDKAWGKLQLDFNKTDNSGYDKDATKIGVPEIIKDAVVGYKLSKAAKISAGVFKTPIGMDFNVAGKKLDITKRGMEAGLVLERAAGLMLSGRSLSGFGYDLGVFNPTGRSYAVDFGDAGDAMAYAGRVTYDMDESLHFELSYGSSTQNSDSTDEDYTVTGVAGSYKTGAMTFKAEYITGSNVKGKKGSDESVGYIHAGYTIDKMNEAVIRHYSANSKSEGADDTRLGNTYIGWNIFLAEKKQNARIQLNYVVASGDKKTYNGYATGKGYTDNVFLAQFQVGF